One region of Thermoplasma sp. Kam2015 genomic DNA includes:
- a CDS encoding alcohol dehydrogenase catalytic domain-containing protein translates to MAITTKALIWTDIRKMAVEDREPEDPKPGFVTLKVNYSGICGSELSAFVGQNELRKPPSIMGHEFTGKVVKVGSDSDRYLLGKNVAVNPLVTCGKCRYCRTGNRQLCPERKLIGVDYPGGFEEYVNVPDYSCYEIVEKPEGSLAEPLATAFRAVFHAMPEIDDRALIIGAGTIGLLSTKLLETYGTVDRVVVDINDFRLEHALHWGATKVINNKKEKGIPKDFDVVIDAVGTQDTRMMAINSVARGGRIVFVGLHEPQAAVPINYMIRSEIETYGSFCYSDDNFRRSVDLINRGFLDINERWYDIRPLEKGEDSFNEELSPESRYSKIILKP, encoded by the coding sequence ATGGCGATAACAACGAAGGCATTGATTTGGACCGATATTAGAAAGATGGCTGTTGAGGATAGGGAGCCAGAAGATCCAAAACCTGGATTCGTCACGCTGAAGGTGAACTATTCCGGGATATGCGGTTCTGAACTGTCCGCGTTCGTTGGTCAGAACGAACTCAGAAAGCCTCCCTCGATAATGGGTCATGAATTCACAGGCAAGGTTGTCAAGGTAGGATCAGATTCCGATAGATATCTCTTAGGGAAAAACGTTGCAGTGAATCCCCTTGTCACATGTGGAAAATGCAGATACTGCAGAACTGGTAACAGACAGCTTTGTCCAGAGAGAAAATTGATAGGTGTCGACTATCCCGGAGGCTTTGAGGAATACGTCAACGTACCGGACTATTCATGCTATGAGATAGTTGAGAAGCCTGAGGGATCGCTTGCTGAACCTCTTGCCACTGCGTTCAGGGCAGTCTTCCATGCTATGCCAGAGATTGACGATAGGGCCCTCATAATAGGTGCAGGAACAATTGGACTGCTGTCTACAAAATTACTGGAGACTTACGGGACCGTTGATCGCGTGGTTGTCGATATCAATGATTTCAGGCTTGAACATGCATTGCACTGGGGAGCCACAAAAGTGATAAACAACAAGAAAGAGAAGGGCATACCAAAGGACTTCGATGTCGTTATAGATGCCGTGGGCACTCAGGATACAAGGATGATGGCGATCAACTCTGTCGCCCGGGGCGGCCGGATTGTTTTCGTCGGTCTGCATGAACCGCAGGCAGCAGTGCCCATCAACTATATGATAAGAAGCGAGATCGAAACATACGGCTCATTCTGCTACTCTGATGATAATTTCAGAAGATCGGTCGATCTCATCAACAGGGGTTTTCTCGATATAAACGAGAGATGGTACGACATCAGGCCCCTGGAAAAAGGTGAAGATTCTTTCAATGAGGAGCTTTCTCCAGAGTCCAGATATTCGAAGATCATACTGAAACCATAG
- a CDS encoding phosphatidylserine/phosphatidylglycerophosphate/cardiolipin synthase family protein: MKIIVEPDEGIGPVIDMIKKARKFIYANFYLIDNDQILSALKEKKRKKVDVRIIYDGRPYGEANLSQESDAIKNYGLNYKTAPKQFDSPGVFDHAKYMVSEKIAIIGTANATDASFSKNREYIYISKDRRIRKALKALFLADWNDVGTKRIRMPHVLVISPGSERIICTLIRRAKFIETEEMGDDPAVLDALKKRKRIKMILPSSVSSEDRQRLMELKKAGLRIRLMPVNKRYMHAKMIYGDRVFIGSENFSSTSLNKNREVGIVFDGFLSKRKVKRHFRKDWKISIKF, from the coding sequence ATGAAAATAATTGTTGAACCAGACGAGGGAATCGGTCCTGTAATAGATATGATAAAAAAGGCCAGGAAATTCATATATGCCAATTTCTATCTGATTGACAATGATCAGATACTCAGCGCTTTGAAGGAAAAGAAAAGGAAGAAGGTCGACGTCAGAATAATCTATGATGGTCGCCCATATGGTGAGGCAAATTTGAGTCAGGAATCGGATGCAATAAAAAATTATGGGTTAAACTACAAAACGGCTCCAAAGCAGTTTGACTCACCCGGAGTATTCGACCACGCGAAATATATGGTAAGCGAGAAGATCGCAATAATAGGAACAGCAAATGCAACGGACGCGTCCTTTAGCAAGAACAGGGAATACATCTACATATCAAAAGACCGACGAATAAGAAAGGCTTTAAAGGCACTCTTTCTCGCTGACTGGAATGATGTAGGTACAAAACGGATAAGAATGCCACACGTACTTGTGATATCTCCCGGATCAGAGAGGATCATCTGCACGTTGATAAGAAGGGCAAAATTCATCGAAACAGAGGAGATGGGCGATGATCCTGCTGTACTGGATGCCTTGAAGAAGAGGAAGCGTATAAAAATGATACTTCCATCTTCCGTAAGTTCCGAGGACAGGCAGCGGCTTATGGAATTGAAGAAGGCCGGACTCAGGATCAGGTTGATGCCCGTCAACAAACGCTACATGCATGCCAAGATGATATACGGGGATAGGGTCTTCATAGGATCTGAGAATTTCAGCTCCACCTCCCTGAACAAAAACAGGGAAGTCGGGATAGTATTCGATGGATTTCTATCGAAGAGAAAAGTGAAACGTCACTTCAGGAAAGACTGGAAGATATCTATAAAATTCTAG
- a CDS encoding helix-hairpin-helix domain-containing protein yields the protein MINRDIARIFNEIAYMIQASGDQRSSFEANAYLRAARSLESLQDDIETIYRSGGKEALMKIPGIGKGIADRIAEYIDSGTIKKYEDLRKNYPIDFETLTKIEGLGPKRILMLYRSIGVKDLNDLKKAIEDHRIRDLPGFGEKSEEILSQSLKIYESSAGRIPLPLGYARAVEIRDYLIQTGLAERIEIAGSTRRMKDTLGDIDILAVTEKPLQMMDAFTSMPKVKSVIAKGEKKSTVALDIGTTCDLRIISRESFGAALQYFTGSKDHNIRMRKIAIDHGMKLNEYGLFRDQENVAAGHDEDYIYRTLGLSYIDPELREDRGELEAAQMGKLPNIVKYDSLNADLCVKFDISKAQDKMRAYGYAYILAYAGSEDERGIFRIRSYTLNRNDSVEGTETTFRCADASSFKDDVDSLIKYIRDGKVRFLTNLDAIGTPGEEKVSKIIEACTASRCSIMIDSKSMRPSSDFLFSLRKNDVRIAIASFAGNPDELSYIRFGIGITRRAWISTDRIDNLLPVEELA from the coding sequence ATGATAAATAGAGACATCGCCAGAATCTTCAATGAAATAGCCTACATGATACAGGCCAGTGGCGATCAAAGATCCAGCTTTGAGGCGAATGCTTATCTGAGGGCGGCCAGGTCTCTGGAATCGCTTCAGGACGATATAGAAACAATATACAGATCTGGCGGAAAGGAGGCGTTGATGAAGATACCTGGCATAGGTAAGGGGATTGCAGACAGAATTGCAGAATACATCGATTCAGGAACCATAAAGAAATATGAGGATCTCAGAAAAAATTATCCAATAGATTTCGAGACGCTGACAAAGATAGAGGGGCTCGGTCCAAAGAGAATTCTGATGCTGTACAGATCGATCGGTGTTAAGGATCTGAACGATCTGAAGAAGGCTATCGAAGATCATAGAATACGGGATCTCCCAGGATTTGGTGAGAAAAGTGAAGAAATCCTGTCCCAGAGCCTGAAGATCTATGAATCCTCAGCTGGCAGGATACCGTTACCCCTAGGATATGCTAGAGCCGTTGAGATAAGAGATTATCTGATCCAGACAGGACTTGCGGAGAGGATAGAGATTGCCGGTTCAACAAGAAGAATGAAAGACACGCTGGGAGATATTGATATATTGGCCGTCACGGAAAAACCTTTGCAGATGATGGATGCATTCACATCAATGCCCAAAGTAAAATCCGTGATCGCAAAGGGAGAGAAAAAATCCACCGTTGCATTGGATATTGGAACAACTTGCGATCTGCGCATCATATCTAGGGAGAGTTTCGGCGCCGCACTACAGTATTTCACAGGAAGCAAGGATCACAACATAAGGATGAGGAAGATCGCCATAGATCATGGAATGAAGCTCAATGAGTATGGTTTATTCAGGGATCAGGAAAATGTTGCGGCTGGACATGATGAAGATTACATATACAGGACGCTTGGCCTATCCTACATAGATCCAGAGTTACGGGAAGATAGGGGCGAGCTTGAGGCCGCCCAGATGGGCAAGCTGCCCAATATAGTAAAATACGATTCTCTAAATGCTGATCTGTGCGTTAAATTTGATATTTCCAAGGCTCAAGATAAGATGAGGGCATATGGATACGCTTACATTCTGGCCTATGCTGGATCGGAGGATGAACGTGGGATTTTTAGGATCAGATCATACACATTGAATAGAAATGATTCGGTAGAGGGGACTGAAACCACATTCAGATGTGCCGATGCATCATCGTTCAAGGATGATGTTGATAGCCTTATTAAATACATAAGGGATGGAAAAGTTCGTTTTCTGACCAATTTGGATGCTATTGGCACACCTGGTGAGGAAAAGGTATCGAAGATAATAGAAGCATGCACAGCATCCAGATGTTCTATAATGATCGATTCTAAATCGATGAGGCCATCCAGTGATTTCCTGTTCTCATTGAGGAAAAACGACGTACGCATTGCTATAGCTTCTTTCGCTGGGAATCCAGATGAACTTTCCTACATACGCTTTGGTATAGGTATTACAAGACGCGCCTGGATATCAACCGATAGGATAGACAATTTGCTACCTGTGGAGGAACTTGCATAG
- a CDS encoding DUF2004 domain-containing protein, whose amino-acid sequence MQKGLEIAFQTVHGLDEELVKALAGITAHEFSDMNIDYNIFLVTLGDQKFFRILFLSRKLTDLHPEERKKVRERFDQNSKMQYLDLIAKYHNLMQEGKIPDKSIKEVHEEYDLWEDPIWQYI is encoded by the coding sequence ATGCAGAAGGGATTGGAGATAGCTTTTCAGACCGTGCATGGACTGGATGAAGAGCTCGTCAAGGCACTGGCCGGGATAACGGCTCACGAATTTAGCGACATGAATATAGACTACAATATTTTCCTGGTGACACTTGGGGATCAGAAATTTTTCAGAATACTGTTCCTTTCCAGGAAATTAACGGATCTTCATCCTGAGGAGAGAAAAAAGGTTAGGGAGAGATTCGATCAGAATTCGAAAATGCAGTATCTGGACCTAATAGCTAAATATCACAATCTGATGCAAGAAGGGAAGATACCCGATAAATCAATAAAGGAGGTACACGAGGAATATGACCTGTGGGAAGATCCAATATGGCAGTACATATGA
- a CDS encoding fumarylacetoacetate hydrolase family protein, producing MKTLNFLSEHGPAGAIARGDAIYPFSEIARFMSKFKDFTVTDDLIASDVDLNEVDRSIDDHIDELSGKNMKDVKILSPVLRPKKILCIGVNYREHAKESKQSVMEYPTIFSKFPDSVIGTGENIRPPSDVTQLDYEGELVVVIGRERGKSGDRIFGYTVGNDVSARDLQFRTSQWLLGKALPTFAPIGPLITGKNELGDAENLRIQTKVNGQVRQDGNTADMIFNVPKIIEYLSRYFRLEPGDLVFTGTPEGVILGMPEEKRVWLKHGDVIEVNITGIGTLTNAVE from the coding sequence ATGAAGACACTCAATTTCCTATCTGAACATGGCCCTGCCGGAGCTATCGCCCGGGGCGATGCTATCTATCCATTCAGCGAGATAGCCAGATTCATGAGTAAATTCAAGGATTTCACTGTAACAGATGATCTCATCGCATCAGATGTTGATCTGAACGAGGTTGATAGATCGATAGACGATCATATTGATGAATTGTCTGGAAAAAATATGAAAGACGTTAAGATCCTGTCTCCCGTATTGAGGCCGAAAAAAATACTGTGCATCGGTGTCAATTATCGAGAACATGCCAAGGAGTCAAAGCAGAGCGTAATGGAGTATCCCACCATATTCTCAAAGTTTCCGGATAGCGTCATAGGCACTGGCGAAAATATAAGACCGCCAAGCGACGTAACGCAACTGGACTATGAGGGGGAACTGGTCGTGGTCATAGGCCGCGAACGCGGTAAATCAGGAGATCGCATCTTTGGATACACCGTGGGAAACGACGTATCAGCACGCGATCTGCAGTTCAGGACGTCGCAATGGCTTCTTGGAAAGGCTCTTCCCACCTTCGCACCCATCGGGCCTCTGATCACGGGTAAAAACGAGCTGGGAGATGCTGAAAATCTTAGAATTCAGACGAAGGTCAACGGCCAGGTCAGGCAGGATGGAAATACCGCTGATATGATATTCAATGTTCCGAAGATAATAGAATACCTATCCAGATATTTCAGACTGGAGCCTGGAGACCTGGTATTTACAGGAACACCAGAAGGGGTGATCCTCGGAATGCCGGAAGAAAAGCGGGTGTGGCTGAAGCATGGAGATGTCATAGAGGTGAACATAACCGGCATAGGAACGCTCACTAACGCAGTGGAATAG
- a CDS encoding dihydrodipicolinate synthase family protein — MIYHKDFSIVSACPTVFNEDQTVNYDETADILEFLEKIKIKSTAILIFGGEYYRLTMDEKKKIIEYLSSSTFWSGEIMVGINDNSLFAMKELSKVADKYGVDYLIISPPQYVPFYKLNKKFVEKFVSQAIEMLDIPVIFQDTNIPSSYLPDIEFWRRYIYSGKVAGFKIEGRGSVTKMRKIRIAYPDIPIYGGYLGLDIIRERKAGSNGSIIGSSMPDVVNRMMLNGDTADRDKIREFLKVEVNHLDRFVEIEKYVLKKRGIINNYRCREPCPHLSKILIRRLESLISVLELYF; from the coding sequence ATGATCTACCATAAGGACTTCAGTATAGTGTCCGCATGTCCTACGGTATTTAATGAAGATCAGACTGTAAACTATGATGAAACGGCTGATATTCTCGAGTTTCTGGAAAAAATAAAGATAAAGTCTACGGCCATATTGATCTTTGGCGGCGAATATTACAGACTTACCATGGATGAGAAAAAGAAGATAATTGAATACCTTTCCTCCTCCACTTTCTGGTCGGGCGAGATCATGGTGGGCATAAATGATAATTCATTATTCGCCATGAAAGAGCTATCTAAAGTAGCGGATAAATACGGCGTTGACTACTTGATAATTTCGCCCCCACAGTATGTTCCGTTCTACAAATTGAATAAAAAATTTGTAGAAAAATTTGTTTCCCAAGCTATTGAAATGCTGGATATTCCAGTTATATTCCAGGATACCAACATCCCGTCATCGTACCTGCCAGATATTGAATTCTGGAGAAGGTATATATATTCAGGTAAGGTCGCAGGCTTCAAGATAGAGGGGAGAGGATCTGTGACCAAGATGAGAAAGATCCGAATCGCTTATCCTGATATTCCGATCTATGGTGGATACCTTGGTCTCGACATTATACGGGAGAGAAAAGCAGGATCAAACGGAAGCATAATCGGATCCTCGATGCCAGATGTGGTGAACAGGATGATGCTTAACGGTGATACAGCTGATCGAGACAAAATCAGAGAATTCCTGAAGGTCGAGGTGAATCATCTGGACAGATTCGTGGAGATCGAGAAGTATGTATTGAAAAAAAGGGGCATTATAAACAACTACAGATGTAGAGAACCATGCCCGCATCTCTCAAAGATTCTCATACGCAGACTTGAATCTCTCATATCTGTGCTTGAATTATATTTCTGA
- a CDS encoding glycosyltransferase — protein sequence MNLQISVVAATLNEMDNIEIFLDEVEKQLAGYTFEIIIVDDNSRDGTKEYLAKRMADDEHLRVIENAIRVGMLGSLKMGIDRANGEYCIVMDADLQHPPEVISRIIDKLQHGCDIVVGSRYTDGGSAGDRNSYRAILSIGAQYMAYAILPSSRLTTDPMSGLFGFRMSLNHDFNHRNRFRLTDMGAKILLIILAENRKSRVCDIGYQFRDRERGKSKIVNGTSFLKRYISELLDAFIIDREWARR from the coding sequence TTGAACCTTCAGATCAGCGTAGTGGCTGCAACTCTTAACGAAATGGATAACATAGAGATATTTCTGGACGAAGTTGAAAAGCAGCTTGCCGGATATACCTTTGAGATAATAATCGTCGACGATAACAGCAGAGACGGTACGAAGGAATATCTGGCAAAGAGGATGGCGGATGACGAACATCTCAGGGTTATAGAGAATGCAATAAGGGTTGGGATGCTAGGTTCGTTGAAGATGGGTATAGATAGGGCGAATGGGGAATACTGCATAGTCATGGATGCTGATCTGCAGCATCCGCCGGAGGTCATTTCCAGGATAATTGATAAGCTCCAGCACGGTTGCGATATAGTTGTAGGAAGCAGGTATACGGATGGTGGATCGGCTGGAGACAGGAATAGCTACAGGGCAATACTGTCCATAGGTGCGCAGTACATGGCATACGCGATCTTACCGTCCTCGAGGCTTACAACGGACCCCATGTCCGGGCTATTCGGTTTCAGGATGTCTCTTAACCATGACTTCAACCACAGAAACAGATTTCGACTCACAGACATGGGGGCAAAGATACTGCTCATAATCCTCGCTGAAAACAGAAAGAGCCGTGTGTGCGATATTGGCTATCAATTCAGAGACAGAGAGAGGGGGAAATCCAAGATAGTGAATGGTACATCCTTTTTAAAAAGATATATATCAGAGCTGCTGGATGCCTTCATTATAGACAGGGAATGGGCAAGAAGATAG
- a CDS encoding helix-turn-helix domain-containing protein, with amino-acid sequence MILKYAPRNLDDKFSMVYFRMTHDNCWSRITENYDVMVHTLKLLPFKDRDVIYGLFELKVKGKHTLRDFMRELSRSGTVKKLVGLSISELKGNVYIVDLYETYSGMIQGKLSDYNSIFDFDLVKHGVEEKYAVIPSENVNDLKNELQTLGHVYEFRAKYFPNFYEVLMPYFNFSPIEMQIMLEAYNQGYYDIPRRAGIREIAEYFGLSKSTVQEYIRNAESKTMTSMKLFKLMNDLKRL; translated from the coding sequence ATGATACTCAAATATGCTCCGAGGAATCTTGATGATAAATTTTCAATGGTATATTTCAGGATGACTCATGATAACTGCTGGAGCAGAATCACGGAAAACTATGATGTGATGGTACATACATTGAAGCTTTTGCCATTTAAGGACAGAGATGTCATATATGGCCTATTTGAGCTTAAGGTTAAGGGTAAGCATACCCTGCGAGATTTCATGCGAGAATTAAGCAGATCCGGTACCGTGAAGAAACTTGTAGGACTCAGCATTAGTGAACTTAAGGGAAACGTTTACATAGTGGATCTTTACGAAACGTACAGCGGCATGATACAGGGAAAACTCAGTGATTACAATAGTATCTTTGACTTTGATCTTGTCAAACACGGCGTAGAGGAAAAATATGCAGTCATACCTTCGGAGAACGTGAATGATCTAAAGAACGAGCTGCAAACGCTAGGGCACGTTTATGAATTCAGGGCGAAATATTTCCCTAATTTCTATGAGGTTCTGATGCCCTATTTCAACTTCTCACCAATTGAGATGCAGATCATGCTGGAAGCATATAATCAGGGTTATTATGATATACCGCGGAGAGCAGGAATCAGGGAGATTGCTGAATATTTCGGACTTTCCAAGTCAACTGTTCAGGAATATATAAGGAATGCAGAATCGAAGACCATGACGAGCATGAAGCTCTTCAAACTGATGAATGATCTCAAAAGACTATGA
- the rhaD gene encoding L-rhamnose 1-dehydrogenase — translation MLDFKGKNAVITGGSRGIGRAIALGLAKQGANILISYASHDSEADEVLEAARGFGVKAYKVKVDQSDPYESIRFADKAIEMLGKVHVLVDNAGICPFENFFKISVDLFEKVWKVNVESHYFITQRIASNMIENKIKGRILLISSISAHVGGEFQTHYTTTKSALNGFMHSIAIVLGKYGILVNSLEPGTILTDINKEDLSNKEKREYMERRTVVGRLGLPEDMVAPALFLVSDDNTYVTGTELLADGGMLINLQ, via the coding sequence ATGTTGGATTTCAAGGGAAAAAATGCTGTAATTACGGGAGGATCCAGGGGAATCGGTAGGGCGATTGCTCTGGGTCTCGCCAAGCAGGGCGCCAACATACTGATAAGCTATGCATCTCATGACTCAGAGGCCGATGAAGTGTTGGAAGCTGCTAGAGGCTTCGGAGTCAAAGCATACAAGGTTAAAGTGGATCAAAGTGACCCATATGAGAGTATTCGATTCGCAGATAAGGCCATTGAAATGCTTGGCAAGGTTCACGTGCTTGTTGATAACGCAGGCATATGTCCTTTCGAAAATTTTTTCAAGATAAGCGTTGATCTGTTTGAAAAAGTATGGAAAGTGAACGTTGAAAGCCATTATTTCATAACACAGCGCATAGCCAGTAACATGATCGAGAACAAGATCAAGGGAAGGATATTGCTGATAAGCTCTATCAGCGCACATGTTGGCGGAGAATTTCAGACCCATTATACTACAACTAAATCCGCTCTGAATGGTTTCATGCATTCCATAGCCATAGTCCTTGGAAAGTATGGGATACTCGTAAACAGCCTAGAACCTGGAACTATACTAACAGATATAAATAAGGAGGATCTTTCTAACAAGGAAAAACGCGAATACATGGAACGCAGGACGGTGGTTGGCAGGCTGGGATTGCCGGAAGACATGGTTGCCCCTGCGCTTTTCCTTGTATCGGATGATAATACCTATGTGACTGGTACGGAACTGCTGGCCGATGGGGGTATGCTCATAAATCTTCAATAG
- a CDS encoding L-rhamnonate dehydratase encodes MMSKIASIEKITEEKVSQQVFPYTKPTDYYKDMIGEVSPAEAAMITNIVFVKMRTENGTESIISVTEPVWNYLDGIRKYVKLFDVSEISKAWDFLYRITLPNGRSGLALHAISAINLLMYDAYAKEIGVPVYNLIGGSTRHEIRAYASHLHPDKEENLEAEARGYLEEGYTDMKMRFIASPSDPYAVEKNLQLVKVIRDVVGYSVNLAGDFWMSLNYNFAYKMIRALEKYELAWIEEPLLPDDFEGYARLTRKVEIPISAGEHHYHVFDFKRLLDAGVTILQPDATWVGGITPMKKIAGLAESYGAQVIPHAGNIYNLHFIASEPEAITPMAEYLTRYRDWMEQHIVNVPKPVNARFTLGKDAGFGIRYDL; translated from the coding sequence ATCATGAGCAAGATAGCTTCTATTGAAAAGATAACAGAAGAAAAGGTGTCACAGCAGGTATTTCCATATACAAAGCCAACCGATTACTACAAAGATATGATAGGGGAGGTTTCACCTGCTGAGGCAGCTATGATCACGAATATAGTTTTTGTAAAGATGAGGACGGAGAATGGAACAGAAAGCATAATCTCCGTGACTGAACCTGTTTGGAACTATCTCGATGGCATAAGAAAATATGTAAAGCTCTTCGATGTCTCAGAGATCAGCAAGGCATGGGATTTCCTTTACAGGATCACGCTCCCGAACGGCCGATCAGGTCTTGCCTTGCACGCTATAAGCGCGATCAACCTGCTGATGTACGACGCCTACGCCAAGGAGATAGGTGTACCGGTGTATAATCTCATCGGTGGTTCCACAAGGCATGAGATTAGGGCCTATGCAAGCCATCTGCATCCAGATAAGGAGGAAAATCTCGAGGCTGAAGCAAGAGGCTATCTCGAAGAGGGATACACGGACATGAAGATGAGATTCATAGCTTCGCCTTCCGATCCATATGCAGTGGAAAAGAACCTGCAGCTTGTCAAGGTGATAAGGGATGTCGTTGGATACTCTGTCAACCTAGCCGGAGACTTCTGGATGTCTCTCAACTACAATTTCGCTTACAAAATGATAAGAGCTTTGGAAAAATATGAACTTGCATGGATAGAGGAGCCGCTTCTACCGGATGATTTCGAAGGCTATGCAAGGCTGACGAGGAAGGTGGAAATTCCAATCTCAGCAGGCGAACACCATTATCATGTATTTGATTTCAAACGCCTATTGGATGCAGGAGTGACGATTTTGCAGCCTGATGCAACCTGGGTCGGTGGAATAACACCGATGAAGAAGATAGCTGGACTGGCTGAGTCATATGGTGCTCAGGTCATTCCGCACGCCGGAAATATATACAACCTTCACTTCATAGCCTCTGAGCCTGAGGCCATCACGCCCATGGCAGAGTATCTGACAAGATACAGAGACTGGATGGAGCAGCATATAGTGAATGTACCCAAACCTGTCAATGCAAGGTTCACGCTCGGAAAGGATGCAGGATTCGGGATAAGATATGACCTCTGA
- a CDS encoding L-rhamnose mutarotase translates to MKYAFHLKIKEGKELEYRKRHQNVWPEMLDLLRKAGVRNYSIFIENQDIFGCWECDDIDHTLRIINESDVNRKWQEYMSDIIITPSERRTAKGMDEVFYLP, encoded by the coding sequence ATGAAATATGCATTTCATCTTAAGATAAAGGAGGGAAAGGAACTCGAATACAGAAAAAGGCATCAGAACGTGTGGCCTGAAATGCTGGATCTTCTAAGGAAAGCTGGCGTAAGAAACTATTCAATTTTCATCGAAAATCAGGATATCTTTGGATGCTGGGAATGCGATGACATTGATCATACCCTGCGCATAATAAATGAGAGTGATGTGAACAGGAAATGGCAAGAATATATGAGCGACATAATAATTACACCGAGCGAGAGAAGAACCGCCAAGGGTATGGATGAAGTGTTCTATCTCCCATAG
- a CDS encoding MFS transporter: MADKSNPIEMLDNAKLTGTHVSWTLIASLGDFLDAGMFAGTGITLSAILAYLHVTSTLLAGFPALITLLGTAFGALIFGPLGDRYGRKFIYQADMIIYAVAAILLAFSFNFIWAMIFYALIGIAVGADVPTSWSLISEFAPKAGRGKLMTYTNIMWYVGVLVELAIAIAIYNTGITLFRTIWIMLGVIAIIAWVLRRRLTESPRFDVLKGRYKDLHNATKVLGAAQEADVSASAAPKYREYRYKELFTKYGGPLLFAWFLYLMWGIPASTYGEFFPYIFSSLHLVSTRVVFAFEAIYFGSAIVPGLLIYYFLTDKVGVGRYPLYLTSAAMSAVSFLLLVYKPFLYNVPVLLVSFLLFGIGQGLGVWPITRLYSLEHFPTSLRNSGQGFVWFTMRFEGAIFGLFTPLIVKASVTYIGWIAGIFFLAAFIVVGIMGFAAPSYVRTEARSLEQTAEE; the protein is encoded by the coding sequence ATGGCTGATAAGTCAAATCCAATCGAGATGTTAGATAACGCGAAGCTTACTGGCACGCATGTGTCGTGGACACTGATAGCTTCCCTTGGAGACTTTCTCGATGCTGGTATGTTTGCAGGAACTGGTATAACATTATCTGCTATTTTGGCCTATCTACATGTAACGTCGACACTTCTTGCAGGCTTTCCAGCTCTGATCACCCTCCTTGGAACAGCTTTCGGAGCGCTCATTTTCGGACCACTCGGTGACAGATATGGTAGAAAATTCATTTATCAGGCTGATATGATTATTTATGCTGTTGCCGCAATACTACTCGCTTTTTCATTCAATTTCATATGGGCCATGATATTCTATGCGTTGATCGGTATAGCGGTGGGCGCTGACGTGCCGACCTCATGGTCTCTGATCTCCGAATTTGCACCTAAAGCTGGAAGAGGGAAGCTCATGACGTACACCAACATAATGTGGTACGTCGGCGTACTCGTGGAACTGGCAATAGCTATAGCGATATACAACACTGGAATCACATTATTTAGAACTATATGGATAATGCTCGGGGTTATAGCTATAATAGCTTGGGTCTTAAGGCGCAGGCTCACAGAATCACCGAGATTTGACGTTCTGAAGGGCAGATACAAAGATCTTCACAATGCAACAAAGGTTCTCGGTGCGGCTCAAGAGGCTGATGTTTCGGCGTCAGCCGCACCTAAATACAGAGAGTACAGATATAAGGAGCTGTTCACAAAGTACGGTGGTCCTCTCCTCTTCGCCTGGTTCCTATATCTGATGTGGGGAATTCCTGCATCCACTTACGGTGAATTCTTCCCATACATCTTCAGCTCGCTTCATCTGGTATCTACCAGAGTAGTGTTTGCCTTCGAGGCCATTTACTTCGGTAGCGCAATAGTACCGGGTCTGCTGATATACTATTTCCTAACGGATAAGGTCGGTGTAGGCAGGTATCCACTTTATCTCACCAGTGCTGCTATGTCCGCGGTATCCTTCCTGTTGCTAGTTTACAAACCGTTCCTTTACAATGTACCAGTTCTTCTTGTGTCTTTCCTGTTGTTCGGTATAGGGCAGGGATTGGGTGTATGGCCCATCACAAGATTATATTCACTGGAGCATTTCCCCACAAGTCTGAGAAACTCAGGACAGGGTTTCGTTTGGTTCACCATGAGATTCGAGGGTGCAATATTCGGGCTGTTCACACCGCTGATCGTAAAGGCAAGTGTCACATACATTGGATGGATCGCTGGGATATTCTTCCTAGCCGCGTTCATAGTGGTCGGGATCATGGGATTCGCTGCACCCAGCTATGTGAGAACCGAAGCGAGATCTCTTGAGCAGACTGCAGAAGAATAA